GTAAGGTTGATGATCTTCAAAGCATGAAAACTATCTTATCCAAAGATGTACatgcaattttatttcaataaactttGAGACATAACAATTGTTCAATACCGCAACTAGAATTGTTACCttacaatattaatatttgaataatttgaaaagttatcttaaatacattaaatgttTCAGTAATGTTATTACATACTAATCAAATAAAAGCTGTTTTTGTGTGTTACAGttactataaaattatatttttgttattcacatgaaaaaaattgtgttttttgaaaaaaaactttcatcaatcatttttttttcttgtaaatgtatattaaatgtattattaagCAGTACAATAAATACAAGCTGTATTCACATGTTACAAACtctttctattataatttttttattgttgtcttAGAATCACAATCGCCTAAATCATAGTAAGAACTTGCTTTATAGCGTAAGTCATTTGCCTAAGTCATTTTCTTAGGATACCAATCGCCTATATCCTATAGTGTCTCAACGGTAATACACAAATcacttttaaagtaatatatgaAAGCATCTAAGTTATAAGGTgccacaaaataaacaaaagtgaCGAAGCAAAAGAAATACCAAagttattcagttttttttagttttctcaaaacaagaaaaaatgacTTAGGCGATTGTGCCATGATCGTGACGATATGCAGTTTATTATATTGcatttgtaaaagattttattatattttgttcaCGATTTACTATATAACACAAATTTGTAATTACTAAAGATTAaagaacaatatatatatacatatatatatatatatatatatatatatatatatatatatatatatatatatatatatatatatacacacatatatatatatatataatatatatatatatatatatatatatatatatatatatatatatatatatatatatatatatatacacacatatatatatgaaggtGCAAGGTGCAGTTGTTTGTTAAGAAGCCATTAAATAAATATCGTCGCGTTATAGGCTTTACTACATATAAAGCGTGTCCTTGTACTAACGCCTATTTTTATCCTGTTATCGTTAAGTCAATGATTTATTGATGTTGTTACTGTTTTTGAAAACATCTACTCTCGAGTCCCTAATAGAAGTGGAGGGGGGGGGggcgtaaaataatttttggaaaattgtcCCATCCACCCCAAGCTTATTAAGAATCCCACCCCCACCCCCTtcgtttataaatttttacttgttatcaacaacaacaacagcaacaaaaagTCAGTGAAAATCGgccttaaaaattagaaaataattatttcaatcactgataaaaacaaaaaacttacagtgtaaacaggctttaaaaatcACCGACCAAGTAAATCTCGATTTATTTCTCACCaaagtataaaagttatatCAGCGTATATCCTATTTAACTATTATTagaaaatgcgcatttgaccgCAAGCCACActagaattaaatagttttatgcgtgttttgtaaaaaatattagtttgcaTTTATagactgaaattttttataaaaatacttatattgtaacgtaagcaattttttataatatcttttaaaatctgtcacattgtaaattacaatttattttttatggttaatatactgttttgatttaaaagacACGGCTTATCcaaatgtaaaatatacatttgAGCAACTACGctgtatatatacagtatatatgcAGTGTTGATCAGTGCTCAGTATTGGCGTAAATATTCTTGCATCCACTTTTCTTCCGCAGCAGACGGCTGCTGCCTTCCAATTAATTTTAGCggcaaaattttctttattccGCCTCCAGTGGCTTCCGCCTTTCTATTGGCGGCCGCAGTCAGAGTTTTTTTTCGGAAGCAAAATGTATTGGAAGCCAACGTCAATAGAGAGGCGGAAGCCAATGGTGGCCGCCTTCAGAAGAAATTTTTGAGGCAAAACCATTTTGAGGCCGCCTCCAATAGCCTCTGCCTCCCAGCTGGCTGCAGCCGCCAAATTGGAGGTGGAAATATTTGCCTCCCGCCGGCggatgtaatgaaaaataattgcacGTTTGTCTTTAAGTTAAcgagcaattaaaatattagctgagaaacaaatgttaaatatttcacatcaaagttttgttttatatgatttattgactatttaaaaaaattttgaaaaaaaattatatttttgtcagAGCGGTACCGCTCAACTGGTTGTTTTTCAAGGAATATCGaataaatctttaacttttaaacgttttagaCTTTTAATCGCTTAAAACTCTAAAACGTGTAAAAGTAGACGAgtctatatttttaaacgtttaaaaagtgtagagtaaaatataaataatattcataaaagttatatatttaaagtttataaattttactttttttcttgtaatttgGCAAAACTATCAGCAGAATACTGCGTGGtcgcaaatttttaataaacaccagatattttttttataacttttacaatatccagttattaaaaacaagtatCTAACGCTATGGCAAatgataaaatagataaaaagttttagcgATTCTACTAAAAAACTTTGACCAAGATCAGTCAATTTAATtccttattataattttttttttttttttttgtcaaaaagatTTATTCGCCAATGGCATAGAAGTAAAATTTCcaacttttaacttttgttttgaataataaaacattaatttattctacttaatttattagtttaaaaaaatttttttttaaatactcaaaacttttgcaaataaTCATGTCAAATTAACATTTGTTtctagttaatatttaattgctttaaagcaaagagcaattatttttcattacatccGCCGGCAGGAGGCAAATATTTCCGCCTCCGATTTCACGGCCGCAGCCAGTTGGGAGGCAGAAGCCATTGGAGGCGGCCTCTAAATGATTCTGCCTCCGCTATTTTTTCTGGAGGCGGCCACCAATGGCTTTCGCCTCCCTAATGCGTCGgcctccaaaacattttgcctcCAAAAAGTAACTCTGGCTGCGGCCGCCAATAGAAGGGCAGAAGCTACTAAAGGCGGAAGAAAGAACACTTTGCCGCTAAAAATCGAATGGGAGGCCGCCGCTAACAGCTCCCGCCTCCCTAAAAAGTCGGCCTTTCGGCAAAGTTACTTTGCAGCCGGGCGGCATTGTCGCTCTGTTCAACTCTGATCAATAATAGGCTTTGAAGCTTTAACGCTAGTTATAACGTCAGTATAACgtcaattttctttaaacaacatcgaaataaaaataaacaaaataatagcgCGAAAGTGACATCACGAGTTGTTATTTTCTTGGAGATGAAAATTTggatgaaataaattttgtatagcttttatacttttttctttttatatattttggtttaatttcattttttattattatattaatccattgtttatttgttaataatacagttatttttttccaaaaaaaaaaaaaattatggtgttaaataaatagtatttaaatagtatttgttTCAAAGTTATCATTTGTTATACGATGTAATTAATTAGAGTAAAAACAAACTACAACGTCCTaccaattatttattttaaaatgaaaattatttatctgtTTATATCATTTCAACCTTTCTTGCACAGATCGTTATCAGACACAATATGtaatcaaaaatacaaaataatagtaataataaatgataaatatttgttactttttaaattgaaccTTACCTatggtttaatttaaaaagtacgAAATATGcatgcataatttttttcacgTTTTACGTAAATGAGGCATCTATAAACCGGttatactaaaattatttactacTGTTATATAGCTATTGTTATAACGAAATACTGAAAACAGTTCATTGTGTCGTCCTTTAGTTAACTTTATTAAGTATCAGTTCACCATTGTGACTTGTTCACTATGTAACTCCATGGATTTGCTCTCCATACCCATGATGTTAGCTCCATGGGTAAATCCATAGATTTATCTCCATGGATTATCTCCATACCCATGGAACTAGGTCCATAGGTATATCCATTGAGTAACCCCATGGGGCTAGCTCCATGGGTAAATCCATGGAGTTACATAGTGAACAAGTCACAATGGTGAACTGATACTTGATAAAGTTAACTAAAGTACAACATAATGAACTTTTATGTACCATCCCCCCTAATCATTGTTAcatatagagatttataaaaaggtggtgggatggtttatactttataaaaaggactgtatgtatgtatatatatatatatatatatatatatatatatatatatatatatatatatatatatatatatatatatatatatgtatgtatatatacatatatatacatttggcACTATCCTAATGCTTTTCtcctttttcaattttcaaaacattgacTTTTTTCCAGCTGATTTTTTCTAAAGTggaataatgaaaaaatgaataaaagtatGACATCATCAATAACATGTTAGGTTAAGTACCCAAAGATATTATTTGACTCATTTAAGCAAGTTTAGTTTTGTACTACCATAGTACTACAGGTGTGCTTAGGTGTGAACTATTAGTTGTATGTGTTTTTCAtaattcaagttttaatttttatcctaataaattaagtttatatctAGATTCTGCTTGCCTAATTCCAAACAAAATATTGGTGTATGTACTAAGGCCCCCATAGatggctatttcagtatgatttCCATAGTGTTTTATGCAAGGCTATGTATGCGAGGTTATGTATGCAAGGCTAATATAGTATTAGAGTgtcataaaacaacattttttgaaaatgtctgatGATACCCCCTAAATTTGTTTTaggtaataaattaaaaccaaacttaaaaattttgaaataaaaaaatttttttagggtttgctcaagacccttaaactTCAGataggtccctaatattttgaaaaaaaaagttctttaaaagcatatcatgttgggtctcaaaagaagtgaaattttataaaaatttcaaaaataataaaaaaaatttataggaacacaattttaaaaagtttattttaaaaaactatgaaaacgcactttttattttctgttaaaaaatagtttttaagccatacaatttaaattagtgatctttatataaaatgattattatttttgaaatttttataaaattggacttcttttgagacccaatatgttatttaaagaactttttttttcaaaatattagggacccgtctgATGTTTAAAGGTCTTGAGTAacccataaaaaatttttttatttaaaaattttttaaatttggtattaatttattacatagaacacatttagggttATCATCAGAcatcttcaaaaaatgttattttatgaCACACCCTATATAATATGTGtgataaacatatatatatacacatatatatatatatatatatacacagtgctcgaagtggagaaaaaaaagtaacaggATGGCattcagtaaataaaaaataccaccCCACctaatcattgttatatatagagatttataaaaaggttGCGGGatgttttatactttataaaaaagtgatGGGATGGCATCCCGCCACATCCCGCCCCACTTcgagcactatatatatatatatatatatatatatatatatatatatattatatatatatatatatatatatatatatatatatatatatatacatatatatatatacatatatatatatatatatatatatatatatatatatatatatatatatgtatacatgtatatatatatgtatatttatgtatatacatatatatatatatatatatatatatatatgtatatatatatatatgtatatatatatatatgtatatacatatacatatatatatatgtatatatatatatattatatatatatatatatatatatatatatatatatatgtatacatgtatatatatatatatatatgtatatatgtatacatatatatatatgtatatatatatatatatatatatatatatatgtgtatatatatatatatatatatatatatatatatatatatatatatatatatatatgtatgtattagggccttaaaatttaaaattttgaaaccatCTCCTGACACCTTTCCAGTCTGTgccaattatgaaaaaaaaatctatgtaaAATAGCATTGCAATTGGATGATATTTAGGGGTGGCCCTCAAGCCTTAAAGTTTCTACCTGCAGGGCaattttggttttgtttttcatttttcttcttttttcttcaGTTTTCAACAACTTAATGActgtttaacttattttcagataaaaaaatgaaaatgaaaataaaaactactatTAACTAGTCATAAtacaaaatgtaaatttaagtTCTGACTTTAAACGCTCATAGTCCAAAACATTGATATGATTAATTCAGAGTGAGATTTTACTTAATACTGTTTGCTACAAGATTTCTTTTGGTGCAATCTAGAAGTTCTCTGCGATGTTCACTGAAGAAACTGAAGTTGATCCTCATCTTcggttaattttttattaaaatcctGGATGAGGGCCACACCTTGCTCAGCCTTATCATAGATGACAGCTAGACCTTTTACTACATGTAATACTCATTGGTAGGCTTCGTCTCCTTCCCACTGAAGGATCTTTAGAAAGCAAGACTCAGGAAGATTTAGATACTGGAAGTTAACTGATATAATAAATCTTAAACATAAACAGACGCGATTTTGACAATTTAGACAACTTCACTTAAATTTCAAGGGCCACCCCTAAATATTGTCCGATTGCAATGATTTTTTccatagattatttttttcataactggCACAGACTGGAAAGATGCCAggagaattttatttttaagggccatcctaatatacatatatataaatatatatatatatatatatatatatatatatatatatatatatatgattgtttttatgttatgtttttattcactttattagtttttcatttataatggATAAAAAATCACCGAAGTCAGTCATTTTGGAATATTTACAACAGCAAAACCGACCTTATAGTGCAATTGATGTCTTTAATAATCTTCACAAAGAATTAGGTAAAACAGTTGTTGTAAAAACTCTTGAAACATTAgctgaggaaaaaaaaattatagaaaaaacttatggcaaacaaaaaatttattcaccAATTCAAAATGAAAACGAATGTCATGACGAAAATCAACTGAAGTCCCTTGATATATTGATAGCAGATTTACAAGAAAAGGTTTCTATTCTTCAACAAGAATCTAAGCAGCTTGAAGGACAATtagcaaactttaaaaatcagtTAACAACTGATGAAGCAAAGGTCAAAATTCAATATTTAGAAAAGGAGAATACATCGCTTAAAgagaaaatatttactttaaaaaataataaaaattcagtgACAAAagaagatttcaaaaaaattcaatcaaaaaaagatttagcaaCAACATTTTGGAGAAAAAGGAAAAGAATGGCTAATGATATTTTGGATACAATTCTTGAAGGATATCCAAAGTCTAAAAAAGAACTTCTTGATGAGACTGGGTTGGAAACAGATGAGGATGTTGGCGTTGTAATGAACAAATAGTTTTACagcttttttgataattttttcacaattattttaattgtttatcatttTCCAATGTTTAATGGCATTGCAaacttttttgtcttttaaaagtaattattaaataatatttaatattcagCAATGcttactctttttttaaagggctgaatagtataaaaaatgcTCCAATAAAATGCTCCAATAGCATTGAGTATTTGCTAAATTAGTATCAAAGTTGcattgttttaataactttgaaaaagcCATTATTGGTGTATTTATTCAGAACTGGCAATAAGATTATTGATGTTAGAGCAGCAATATGAATATCGTGAAGCAAAAATTTCGTgacaatattttgatatatatacaattttttttgtttgtttgttgaaaAAACGATGCATCGTAATTTCTGTAAAGGATTACGAAggccaaaattattttaattgaatacgAGGTTGCAGTCAAGCACTAGTTCAGCTGCAACCTGACTCCCTCATACTAGACAATTTAGATAATCCAATTTagataatttcaaatttagataATTCTAAGtcctttttctttaattattggagttgtttttatttttttcataatgaaaGAAATAACTGGAATAAGTAATAGAAATAGAATAATTATCTTTTGTTCTTTATATTTGTTATGTAAACATTTAGGTTTCTAAGATAAAAGCTAATCTGTTCTAAAGATTCTAATAATCTaagattaattttgattttgtcgTCTTAAtctaaataacataaatatcttTATGCATACTTTTATATAGGGGACAGTAGGGAGAAGTGGGACAcgtaaaacttttatataggggagagtggggagaagtgggacacgtaaaacttttatataccGTTAGAAAATTAATtctagttattaatttttataatgacgaaagtgaataaaaaatatcagctcttaatagttaaaatgtttcaaatattaCAGTTAGATGCATTACCCATCTTTCACCTTAACATAAGGAACattcaaagaaaatttgttaaaaaatttaaataattcagcgtttaaattcactttttatttattcagaaTAGAAACATGGTGCTGAGATGCAGGTGGAGGAGTGCGAATTTATTATTAGGTTAATTGTGACGCATTTAACCAAAATTGTCATATAACCAAAATCAacatatcaaacaaaaaatgatgaaaactgatcaaatgtaattttttttttaatttgagttaaattaatacaaaaataaacaatagttTTCTTTATGTGACGAATCAAGAAATGTttggaagggggggggggaagttGATAccaaagctaaaaaaaagaataaaaagctCCTCAAATTGATAAAAGAGCCtctaaaactaatttcaaaaaatttaattctggTAGAGAGATGCATACCTACATTACCCCTCCTCCCCGGATCCATTATAGCTATAGTAAttataaaatggaaataaaattagtaaatctAGAATTTtaccaaaaagttaaaaaaaaaaaaaaaagtagattttaCATTTGAAACGAGATTTAAAAGTCTTAAGGCTCAAAATATTAtctttctaaaaaaagaatgt
This genomic interval from Hydra vulgaris chromosome 01, alternate assembly HydraT2T_AEP contains the following:
- the LOC100197364 gene encoding homologous-pairing protein 2 homolog; protein product: MDKKSPKSVILEYLQQQNRPYSAIDVFNNLHKELGKTVVVKTLETLAEEKKIIEKTYGKQKIYSPIQNENECHDENQLKSLDILIADLQEKVSILQQESKQLEGQLANFKNQLTTDEAKVKIQYLEKENTSLKEKIFTLKNNKNSVTKEDFKKIQSKKDLATTFWRKRKRMANDILDTILEGYPKSKKELLDETGLETDEDVGVVMNK